In the genome of Acaryochloris sp. CCMEE 5410, the window CAGGAATTCCATGGCAAGGTGGCAGAAGTAGCATCCGCAATCGTGAGGCCCTGACGATTGTCTGCATCCAGTCACCGTTGGGGACTTTGACCCGGAGGTGTACGTTCCAAGTGAATACATGTCGCGATCGCAATCCAGTTGCGACAAATCCGGCAAATGACCATATTCGGCTTTGGTAATCCGGCAATCCGGCAGTTTCAATTGCTTTTGTACATCCGTTACCCAGCCAGAGCCGAAGCTTTCCCAAGCCACCATCTCTACACGCGAACCCCGAAGCGACCACATGGCAATTTCTACCGCACCCGTATCGGAGGCGGGGACATGCCACAGACATAGTCTTCAGGAATGCCGAGGATAGATTTCGTCCGATCAACCTCTTTCAGGCGGGCCTTCCCTGGACCAGACCGATGGAGCGGCCACCAACGCATTATTCAGGGCTTCCAGACTCCAACCAGGCGCTTGGAGCAAGGGCCTGAAGAAAAGTAGGGACGTTGGGGCGTTGGCTAGGTTGGGACGTCATATCAAATTCCACGTTGGGGGTAGGACTATCGAAATGCAGCAGAACTTGAGTCGCTTGCCACAGGGTTGCTAGAAGTAAATTAGTCTAAGCTGCTTCATCCGGGATCCAGCGTTCCGAATTATTTTTTTAAGATCCGGAAGGCCCCACTAGGGCACTGGTAAACTTAAATCCTTCATTGGTCATATTCGGTTGATATCCTATGCCACCAGAGAATAGTCTTAAGGATCAACGTCATCCGCAACAAGATCGCGATCGCAACACTCTGAATCGCCTGCTACGGGAAGAGCCTAATGCGCTAAATTGGGCTGAGCTGGCCCGACTCCGCATTCGCTATGCCGGATTTCCAGGGAGTCGAGACATCCAAAAGGATCTGGATAAATTACTCGAAAAATGGGATGTCACCGAAGACCAACTTTTTGAGAAGACCCGCGAAATCCACGCCACTCAGAAAATTTACACCGTACGGACGAATAAAAAAGAAGACTGGACCTAATGGCACAGCCCCTGAAGCTCTATCTCATTCGTCATGGAATTGCCGAAGAGCGACAGCCCCATCTCCCCGATCGCAGCGGGCCTTAACCGCTAAAGGTCGACAGAAAACCCAGAAAGTGGCCCAGCGTTTGCAGGAGCTGGCCTCCAGTTTGATGACTTGCAGACCAGTTCCCTAGTACGCGCCTATCAGACTGCCGAGATTCTTCAACACCAAGGCTAGTCACGACTATCCATATCTCTGATTTATTACGTCCCGACGGCAACTGGCAAGAGTGGCTCCAATGGTTACAGAACTGGCGAAACCAAGGTTTGACTCGTTTAGCCTTGGTCGGACATGAACCGAATTTGAGCACATGGGCGAGATTTTAGTCTGGGGGCAACCCCGTCGGCAACTGGTTTGAAGAAGGCTGGTATGATTGGACTACTCCTGCCTGAGCACCACAACCCTGTAGGGCAAAGCACCCTGTTTTGGTTGACTGCTCCAAAATTGCTGTTTTAGAACCCATACCCTCCTTCGCTCTGCCCAGCTCCCTCAGTGCTTCCAGGCGGTCGGCGATCTATCCACCTTCATTTGAGAGACACTATGGTCGCTTGTGAATTTCAACCCGGTTTAGAAGGGATTCCTGCTGCTCAATCCCAGGTCAGCTTTGTGAATGGCCAAATCGGTCAGTTGGAGTATCGCGGTGTTCCCATTGAAGCCCTCGCAGACAACAGCAGCTTCCTGGAAACGGCCTATCTATTGATTTGGGGGAATTTCCCAAATCAGATGATCTAGACGCCTTCCAAGAAGAAATCACCCACCATCGCCGCATCAAATATCGCATCCGGGACATGA includes:
- a CDS encoding DUF3288 family protein yields the protein MPPENSLKDQRHPQQDRDRNTLNRLLREEPNALNWAELARLRIRYAGFPGSRDIQKDLDKLLEKWDVTEDQLFEKTREIHATQKIYTVRTNKKEDWT